In a genomic window of Besnoitia besnoiti strain Bb-Ger1 chromosome XI, whole genome shotgun sequence:
- a CDS encoding ubiquinol-cytochrome c reductase (encoded by transcript BESB_021170), giving the protein MAQFHREIGKLFANYSNKITSASPVQYVPSPPVKGKVRRALSSALMPVWFKYFRGPLDRWNLAVMAKYLRDHGLMYDDLYSDKEPVFARALELLPPDIQAARFRRLMRGVYLNHLRMYLPVNEQNYDPFIPYMAPYIEEAKFQLQEEEELLGYHMWEGVWYSGGVTGFGDHEPGEHFLLALPNLYGAGGSTMQLGGKHFSTRAAAAARAKLAERAEKVLQETKEKQGLLFAEK; this is encoded by the exons ATGGCGCAGTTTCACAGAGAAATCGGCAAACTCTTTGCCAACTACTCAAACAAAATCACCTCCGCCAGCCCTGTGCAGTATgtgccctcgccgccggtgAAGGGGAAAGTGCGCAgggcgctctcctctgcgctcaTGCCGGTCTGGTTCAAGTACTTCCGAGGGCCTCTCGATCGCTGGAATCTGGCGGTCATGGCGAAGTACCTCCGCGACCACG GTTTGATGTACGACGACCTGTACAGCGACAAGGAGCCTGTCTTCGCCAGAGCTTTGGAGCTCCTTCCTCCCGATATTCAGGCTGCgcgtttccgccgcctcATGCGTGGTGTCTACCTGAACCACCTGCGCATGTATCTCCCCGTCAACG AGCAAAACTACGACCCCTTCATCCCCTACATGGCCCCATACATTGAGGAAGCGAAGTTCCAACtccaggaagaagaagagttGCTCGGCTACCACATGTGGGAAGGTGTTTGGTACTCGG GTGGCGTGACTGGTTTCGGAGACCACGAGCCCGGCGAGCACTTCCTGCTGGCGCTTCCTAACTTGtacggcgcgggcggcagcaCCATGCAGCTTGGCGGAAAACATTTCTCCAcgcgtgcggctgctgcagcgcgcgcaaagctcgcagagcgcgcagagaaggtTCTCCAAGAAACGAAGGAGAAGCAAGGCCTCTTGTTCGCTGAGAAATAA
- a CDS encoding putative L-asparaginase (encoded by transcript BESB_021180), with protein MDLHAASSASRSSSSPVSGSQPQELDGRSSSVCSAPSVEAGAAASALSASSGAIRGSVSAPRLYEASLAQNHQPPHWNHRPLPRTASGPGSMSQRMTVNEHTVVCLSADVTPLHLSAAITDCGLDVQELKPTRGGGSANACNKSHHASPSSYSRGSCEQDASVAPQVTPYGVGGAPVCCDLRPELPADVEPSCLAPSALFTVQGEVAEASGRGGRALSGAALAGSHRHAQPAQTPAQAADEAGRVLPGAPGEAQPRPADNPQGGGQQGGAAGACPVTTSPVPTAARLFASPNVAATGVRTTLLPDKPLVLIIITGGTICMDYGGEQSSMRPTRLAQRLQDLPELNDPNLPRFDVLEWDSLVDSSEIALPQWKLLAQQVANFYGDYDGFVILHGTDTMAYTAAALSFMLENLGKPVVMTGSMLPMMHISTDAKRNLAVSMMMAGYSQLTELVVIFGSHVLRGTRVSKVDCSRIDAFESPNFPALGSVGVDVVLHDELLLKPPVRGFRIFTRFCLNVAVVPLTPFLPVDRLRRVFEEPKRPFGVVLQLYGSGTAPGTEELLQTIKDGIESGINIVATTQCRRGSANLLAYESGVWLSNLGVINGKDLTLEACVAKLAYLMGKGYTGLPLKDLMEADIRGELTESPNKVAAVSAVLDLADATGSRSKGDDKRELSVSPMTQGVDEKVRLKTQDLGACTLYRHRVECCDRHADFQVPERTGC; from the exons ATGGATCTCCAtgccgcttcctctgcaTCGCGTTCGTCCTCTTCCCCGGTGAGCGGAAGCCAGCCCCAGGAACTCGACGGCCGGTCGTCGTCGGTTTGCTCGGCGCCCAGCGTcgaggctggcgcggcggcctccgctctctccgcgtcgtctggcgCCATCCGCGGCTCTGTGTCGGCTCCGCGGCTGTACGAGGCCTCGCTTGCGCAGAATCACCAGCCACCGCACTGGAACCACCGGCCTTTGCCGCGGACGGCGTCGGGGCCCGGCTCGATGTCGCAGCGCATGACGGTGAATGAACACaccgtcgtctgcctctccgcggacGTCACGCCGCTCCACTTGAGCGCGGCCATCACGGACTGCGGCCTAGACGTGCAGGAGCTGAAGCcgacccgcggcggcggcagcgcgaacgCCTGCAACAAGAGTCAccacgcgtcgccttcctcctaCAGCCGCGGCTCCTGCGAGCAAGACGCCTCGGTGGCGCCCCAGGTGACGCCCTACGGggtgggcggcgcgccggtctGCTGCGACCTGAGGCCTGAGCTGCCTGCGGACGTCGAGCCGAGCTGCCTGGCGCCCTCGGCCCTCTTTACTGTCCAGGGGGAAgtggcggaggcctcggggcgcggcgggagggcactcagcggcgcagcgctcgccggcagccatcgccacgcgcagccggcgcagacCCCGGCGCAAGCTGCGGACGAGGCGGGGCGCGTCCTGCCCGGCGCGCCaggggaggcgcagccgcggccggctgACAAcccgcaggggggggggcagcaggGCGGTGCAGCGGGCGCCTGTCCGGTAACCACCTCGCCGGtgccgacggccgcgcgactcttcgcgtcgcccaACGTCGCTGCGACGGGGGTGCGGACGACGCTGCTGCCGGACAAGCCGCTGGTCTTGATCATCATCACCGGCGGCACCATCTGCATGGACTACGGGGGGGAGCAGTCCTCCATGCGCCCGacgcgtctcgcgcagcgcctccaggaCCTGCCAGAGCTGAACGACCCGAATCTTCCCCGGTTCGACGTCCTCGAGTGGGACTCGCTCGTAGACAGCAGCGAAATTGCCTTGCCCCAGTGGAAACTCCTCGCGCAACAAGTCGCAAACTTCTACGGCGACTACGACGG GTTTGTCATTCTCCACGGCACGGACACCATGGCTTacacggcggcggcgctatCCTTCATGTTGGAAAATCTCGGCAAACCCGTCGTCATGACAGGCTCCATGCTGCCTATGA TGCATATTTCGACGGACGCGAAGCGGAATTTGGCGGTTTCGATGATGATGGCGGGCTACTCGCAGCTGACGGAGTTGGTTGTAATTTTCGGGTCGCACGTGCTTCGCGGCACGCGCGTGAGCAAAGTGGACTGCTCGCGGATTGACGCCTTCGAGTCGCCGAATTTCCCGGCGCTGGGCTCAGTGGGCGTCGACGTCGTCCTGCAcgacgagctgctgctcaaGCCGCCAGTCCGCGGCTTCCGGATCTTTACGCGCTTTTGCCTGAACGTCGCGGTCGTCCCCCTAACGCCCTTCCTGCCTGTCGACCGCCTACGGCGCGTGTTCGAGGAGCCCAAGCGGCCGTTCGGCGTCGTCCTGCAGCTCTACGGCTCAGGCACCGCCCCCGGGACGGAGGAGCTCCTGCAGACCATCAAGGACGGCATCGAAAGCGGAATCAACATCGTCGCCACCACGCAGtgcaggcgcggctccgccAACCTCCTCGCGTACGAGAGCGGCGTCTGGCTCTCCAACCTGGGAGTCATCAACGGCAAAGACCTCACGCTCGAGGCATGCGTCGCGAAGCTCGCCTACCTGATGG GAAAAGGCTATACAGGCTTGCCCCTGAAGGATTTGATGGAGGCCGACATCCGCGGCGAGCTGACGGAGTCCCCAAACAAGGTGGCGGCAGTGAGCGCAGTGCTCGACTTGGCGGACGCGACGGGCAGCCGCTCCAAGGGCGACGACAAGCGCGAGCTGAGCGTGTCGCCCATGACCCAAGGCGTCGACGAGAAAGTGCGCCTGAAGACCCAAGACCTCGGCGCCTGCACGCTCTACCGCCACCGCGTCGAGTGCTGCGACCGCCACGCAGACTTCCAGGTCCCCGAGAGAACTGGATGCTGA
- a CDS encoding endonuclease/exonuclease/phosphatase family protein (encoded by transcript BESB_021160), whose amino-acid sequence MEGKTEDRHSSPDGPPGRRDDDAPHRKAAEGVRGASREAGRTDSGSLLAPGAHKDSRRGYRSPGHRFAYFGETGPEARNVGGHERASSAAASVSSHDESRVKSLESTPSPDLRPSDFGERRGPFGQAAASASLTFSPERRPVSVPVRKMNRGGCADSPARTRVWTQRGSSPRGPAGGDARSLSLRGRLLGARPRVDQLFDLNAHGLTEIVGVSDDGYETTTGASASASFLDRGAAMAGARGHTASLSFELSGGIEAAHKRDGSQPPSLCSSRVAVQAACGGPQAKAPHRPRGLARSSAVIGKDTVRPARATKEESSRESLPAVRSSDSSHHSRCSSRRSKSVSQEKKTVHYVYQKMQKEKTNGRAKIRPSAKKDNRMKGVDAIRIFCGTWNSEYQEFPEETMTPYEGAGGLVESSSALPARLPERVVEELLDDEDAWATADSIGDAADANARDKANRGGGAPPLVEIRAADSRGFDRPGDEGPMVERRRLLRASTLRLKAVKQGEQPLMDWLLPGYDVYVVTLQETISDSVFQAIMAYISEVNGHQYARMHAVEDKISGLGDGAWTQFKSTSIAAWAREDMLRPRGPVEFLTSKAIPLSFFNGSKGAVSLLMRIWDQFVCFLGCHMPATTTEDRIKSRTWVIERLCESYSGMPHTTLDGVFHHVVWMGDFNFRTRNITAAKAVELLDAGKQTELLEYDECQGPQGEDMRKAGFVEGTVRFPPTYKKVDGRPPVDFSDPHWAEKEYQTKFTVKWYKGGHQEDRIPSWTDRVFKWSIPEMAYLLQLQKERYFAAMPTRANSFLNASDHSPVGSGFDMYPLDFSYALPSVVNIANPDTKRAG is encoded by the exons aTGGAGGGCAAGACGGAGGATAGACACTCTTCGCCGGACGGCCCCCCAGGGAGACgtgacgacgacgcgcctcaCAGGAAGGCGGCCGAGGGGGTAAGGGGTGCCTCCCGAGAGGCTGGGCGTACCGACTCAGGGAGTCTTCTGGCGCCCGGTGCACACAAGGATTCAAGGCGCGGCTATCGGTCGCCAGGGCACAGGTTTGCGTATTTTGGTGAGACAGGGCCCGAGGCAAGAAATGTCGGCGGCCACGAGAGGGCGagttccgccgccgcctctgtctccagCCACGACGAATCTAGGGTCAAGTCCCTCGAGTCGACTCCGTCTCCGGACCTGCGCCCGTCGGACTtcggggagagaagaggtCCCTTCGGGCAGGCGGCCGCTTCGGCCTCGCTGACGTTCTCTCCAGAGCGCAGACCGGTCTCAGTGCCGGTGCGGAAGATGAACAGAGGAGGATGCGCAGACAGtccggcgcgcacgcgcgtgtgGACGCAGCGTGGAAGCTCCCCCCGCGGGcctgccggcggagacgctcgcAGCCTGAGTCTGCGCGGTCGGCTTCTCggtgcgcggccgcgagtcGACCAGCTGTTTGACTTGAACGCGCACGGTCTCACAGAGATCGTCGGGGTCTCAGACGACGGCTACGAGACTACAACTGGGgccagcgcctcggcgagTTTTCTGGATCGTGGAGCGGCCatggcgggcgcgcgaggccacACAGCCAGTCTCTCTTTTGAGCTTTCTGGAGGcatcgaggccgcgcacaaAAGAGACGGCTCACAgccgccctctctctgctcctcACGCGTCGCCGTCCAAGCAGCGTGCGGGGGGCCCCAAGCGAAAGCTCCGCACCGCCCGCGAGGCCTAGCGCGGAGCTCGGCTGTCATTGGCAAAGATACTGtacggcctgcgcgcgcaaCGAAGGAGGAATCCAGTCGGGAGTCTCTGCCCGCGGTGCGGTCCTCGGACTCCAGCCACCACTCGAGGTGTTCGAGCAGGAGGTCTAAGAGCGTCTCtcaagagaaaaaaacagtCCACTACGTCTACCAGAAGAtgcagaaagagaaaaccAATGGGCGAGCAAAAATCAGGCCAAGCGCAAAAAAAGACAACAGAATGAAAGGCGTCGACGCGATACGGATCTTTTGTGGGACCTG GAATTCTGAGTATCAGGAATTTCCCGAAGAGACGATGACCCCCTATGAGGGGGCGGGCGGCTTGGTGGAGTCTTCGAGCGCGttgcctgcgcggcttcctgAACGAGTCGTCGAGGAGCTTTTGGACGATGAAGACGcctgggcgacggcggattcgatcggagacgcagcggacgcgaacGCCAGAGACAAAGCCAACAGAGGTGGTGGAGCGCCGCCCCTCGTGGAGATCCGAGCTGCCGACAGCCGCGGATTCGACAGGCCGGGAGACGAAGGCCCCATggtggagaggcgccgcctgctcaGGGCGAGCACCTTGAGGCTTAAAGCCGTCAAGCAAGGCGAACAGCCTCTAATGGACTGGCTACTTCCCGGATACGACGTATACGTCGTCACGCTTCAGGAGACTATCT CGGACAGCGTCTTCCAGGCGATCATGGCCTACATCTCCGAGGTGAACGGCCACCAATACGCTCGCATGCACGCGGTCGAGGACAAGATCTCGGgtctcggcgacggcgcatgGACGCAGTTTAAAAGCACAA GTATCGCAGCGTGGGCTCGCGAGGATATGCTCCGCCCAAGAGGACCGGTTGAGTTCCTTACGTCGAAAGCCATCCCGCTGA GCTTCTTCAACGGATCGAAAGGAGCTGTCTCGCTGCTGATGCGAATATGGGACCAGTTCGTCTGTTTCCTGGGCTGCCACATGCCGGCAACTACCACCGAG GACCGCATAAAATCACGAACTTGGGTCATCGAACGCCTGTGCGAGTCGTACAGCGGCATGCCTCATACGACGCTGGACGGCGTTTTCCACCACGTGGTCTGGATGGGGGACTTCAATTTCCGCACTCGGAACATcactgcggcgaaggcag TGGAATTGTTGGATGCTGGAAAGCAGACCGAGCTTCTCGAGTACGACGAGTGCCAAGGGCCACAAGGCGAAGATATGCGCAAAGCG GGCTTCGTTGAAGGTACAGTGCGGTTCCCCCCAACGTACAAGAAGGTAGACGGACGGCCCCCTGTTGATTTTTCTGACCCACACTGGGCTGAGAAAGAGTATCAAACAAAGTTCACAGTCAAGTGGTACAAGGGTGGCCATCAGGAAGATCGCATTCCATCG TGGACAGACCGAGTGTTCAAGTGGTCGATTCCAGAAATGGCATATTTGCTTCAGCTGCAGAAAGAGAGATATTTCGCTGCGATGCCGACCCGGGCGA ACAGCTTTCTGAACGCGAGCGACCACAGCCCCGTGGGGTCTGGATTCGACATGTATCCTCTCGACTTCAGTTACGCTTTGCCATCAGTGGTGAATATCGCGAATCCTGACACGAAGAGAGCGGGGTAA
- a CDS encoding hypothetical protein (encoded by transcript BESB_021150) — MAATEFSGSADASLALDAPSTYSSDALAAASSPAAGLSALWPIGLCVIVFGSFAGAAGDILIRRSFLRMQACPSIRHVIRDRGWVWGMILTAAMDPLSTFVALLFAPATLVAPFAGMHIFWGCLLAVAWLKERMFVLDVAGAALIIAGITLIVIFSGKEQVIGTVAAFGHYLQFPGAITYICVFVVLATLSCVFSSDHVLARVLPPARHPRLSALVQRFAVSCASGIVGGATNIGAKALVVVLTEFLAAPKAALASWSTYVIAFLAAAFGLFQLYYLNAALHRFEASYVVPMINSVLIVSGSVGGILVLQEHPDNWTAFFGGLALVVAGVFVLSSRQAAGSLPGAAPRAAVAAGELVRLASFISFGDGNPGREAFGGAKPGGEGDSTQEESPEGAEKDASLAAAAASDAKERGIDSGQRSSTLDTEAADMCDEIDSKFGGVRGGETPPLSVCGERKQVDGRGPRGKALPAAPSSADIEAAASERGGVEEDEEKGFSPREGKRLDSEETPVAAALCREQPLVRVAVAASSSEDECAEEGRRESAARDACGLREGEKLTDNRRYIIFPRACLRALPRSRLAAVGQNGSEAEEVVTQAAEAPRHSSERKSRPEKFCRVRAPASPLMRPRRSHFRHTLSTIRGGAQALLEREKAMCAARHIGCFGGDAGGVPHSLLRRGGRGALTGEEPSP, encoded by the exons ATGGCGGCAACCGAGTTTTCCGGCAGCGCAGATGCGTCTCTGGCCCTTGACGCGCCTTCAACGTACTCTTCTGACGCGTTGGCGGCTGCCTCCAGCCCTGCGGCTGGTCTTTCGGCGCTGTGGCCTATCGGCCTTTGCGTGATTGTTTTCGGCAGCTTCGCAGGGGCGGCCGGCGACATTTTGATTCGCCGTTCttttctgcgcatgcaggcttGCCCGTCGATCCGTCACGTGATCCGAGACCGCGGATGGGTATGGGGGATGATTCTGACCGCTGCGATGGATCCACTGAGCACGTTTGTGGCGTTGCTCTTTgcgcccgcgacgctcgTGGCGCCGTTCGCCGGCATGCATATATTCTGGGGCTGTCTCTTGGCGGTGGCGTGGCTGAAGGAGCGCATGTTTGTCTTGGacgtggcgggcgcggcgctgatCATTGCGGGCATCACGCTGATTGTGATTTTTTCGGGGAAGGAGCAGGTGATTGgcaccgtcgccgccttcgggcACTACCTGCAGTTCCCCGGGGCGATCACGTACATCTGCGTCTTCGTGGTGCTGGCGACCCTCTCCTGTGTATTCTCCTCCGACCACGTCCTCGCGCGAGtcttgccgccggcgcgacacCCGCGACTCAGCGCCCTCGTCCAGCGCTTCGCagtctcctgcgcctcggggATCGTGGGAGGTGCGACCAATATTGGCGCCAAGGCGCTGGTCGTCGTCTTGACGGagttcctcgcggcgcccaaGGCCGCTCTGGCCTCCTGGTCGACCTACGTGAttgccttcctcgccgccgccttcggcttGTTTCAGCTGTACTATCTGAACGCCGCGCTGCACCGCTTCGAGGCATCCTATGTGGTGCCGATGATCAACTCCGTCTTGATCGTCTCCGGGTCAGTGGGCGGCATCCTCGTCCTGCAGGAGCACCCCGACAACTGGACGGCGTTCTTCGGgggcctcgcgctcgtcgtcgcgggcgtcttcgtcctctccagCCGACAGGCCGCAGGCAGCCTCCCCGGGGcagccccccgcgccgcggtcgccgcaggcgaactcgtgcgcctcgccaGCTTCATCTCTTTCGGGGACGGCAACCCcggccgcgaggccttcggCGGAGCCAAGCcggggggggaaggcgactccacgcaggaggagagcccagagggcgcggagaaggacgcgtcgctggctgcagctgcagccagcgacgcgaaggaaCGCGGGATCGACTCCGGGCAGCGGAGCTCGACCCTCGACaccgaggccgcagacatGTGCGATGAAATCGACAGCAAATTCGGCGGCGTtagaggaggagagacgccgccacTCAGCGTCTgtggagagaggaagcaagTCGACGGACGGGGGCCTCGCGGGAAAGCactgcccgcggcgccgagcagcgcggacatcgaggctgcggcttcagaaagggggggggtcgaggaagacgaagaaaagggatTCAGCCCGCGTGAGGGCAAGAGACTTgacagcgaagagacacccgttgccgcggcgctctgcagaGAGCAGCCCCTCGTTCGAGtggccgtcgcggcctcgtcaTCAGAAGACGAATGCGCTGAggaaggcaggcgagagtccgccgcgcgagacgcatgCGGCCTTCGGGAAGGCGAAAAGCTGACAGACAACCGACGCTACATCATctttccgcgcgcgtgtcttcgAGCACTGCCGCGGTCAAGACTCGCTGCGGTTGGGCAGAATGGGAGTGAAGCGGAGGAAGTGGTGACTCAAGCCgctgaggcgccgcgacacTCCAGCGAGCGGAAGTCCCGCCCCGAGAAATTCTGCAGAgtccgcgcgccggcgtcgccccttATG CGACCTCGCCGGAGCCATTTCCGGCACACCCTCTCCACAattcgcggaggcgcgcaagcTCTTttggagagagaaaaagcgatgtgcgccgcgcgtcaTATTGGCTGcttcggcggagacgccggcggcgttcCGCACTCGCTGTTGCgtcggggggggaggggtgcTCTGACGGGCGAGGAACCTAGTCCTTAG